The following proteins are encoded in a genomic region of Montipora foliosa isolate CH-2021 chromosome 8, ASM3666993v2, whole genome shotgun sequence:
- the LOC137968821 gene encoding uncharacterized protein: MPPKVENIATLIAKRDIAIASLDELYEEFNMLYQVEPELIALENVYKEIAIRFRSVKKQQTTIAERLIESRETESAEMSANKQIGDQVKSDYFKCSERFVVYQKKCYAEKKPSSDHAKLEAMTFAVTKMADVLSSQKNTNHGLEKLSVPNWDGSRKNYATWKCEFNYWMEKYKQDKDEQLQRLRKALPKNSFWANQVRPCQTIDQAWKILDTEFGDQRKLMDGLLKEITNLKPIKSDSTSLSRYAATILGFVNNMEQIGCAVTNAKEAPFVMSQLLSKLDAKDNIEFGREMHRIEKEENVLNLLDWLNSEASLRSRVRKDADYHDNSGEHRILRKFENRAMNSETSDDDVCPLGCEAKHLLAACPKYQRSTIDQRWEIVKQNNRCRKCLRKHHTNVCKKPDGTTCDKCTRRHHRTLHNEQFVPVNSSSNPQAAPYANSMQGASNHSMQGTSNVPGHWAETQASTLNIQLARNVPGQCPVQKVKIKDKDGNLVETLAMLDSGSNTSFISKNVTKKLGLSGPKVHLTMNLAGGQKKSEESELVNITVVPISEETIQKPMQVYAINKPCSSAKTVSRRIVNSYPHLEAISNELYLSGGSIGLLIGTDFPDAFVDIHVIPGSPGKPIAKRNCFGWYVMGQFSSQGDESFAIRTVDVGTVSALEDMTKLLVQDTLGVKPTVFCTCKDNELKENKFIKSIADSTEIVDGRIQVRMPWSEDGPPKESNYDVAYQRMLSSEKTFKRKNCIEDVQVEIQKLLEQEFIVEIKQVDHNVPEWYLPMQAVLTPDRTTKLRLVYDASAKGQNGKSLNDHLEKGPNYINSLPNVLIAWRFDQVAYSGDMRKMFNQVRIHPDDQVFHRFLWRTNESEQPRVYQWVRLNFGDKPAPDIAAAAIKTLAKASEAQHSEGAKELCTHVYVDDIGGSRENEARCKKVTSEIDAILSTGQFQVKAWHSNNKNVNQSDEERPDFLGHKWVKVLDKISFKKSEIVADLTNLSKRGCLASVPQMWDPMGLVVPCTIELRIDLQELWSAGYSWDEILPEEIRMKWIRNIQILNQLLAYEFDRKLKPDNAVGLPEIHGFCDGGEKAYGAVVFLRWKLANSNYFCVPLMVKAFVAPLKKKSIPRLELMGCLTLSRLYSTCKEALEFAELSDAKTVFWMDSQTVLAWIKTPPKRFKPFVSVRVAEIQETLDTQAFKYIRSDVNPADVLTRGVPPEEVKTWMEGPPFLQRPQEEWPTFRENSKSVDEESLKEIKSNNEKTTMWKEPTQCTVSSEESTNIRQPTDNPIMQHLMKTCSTFTKARKTLAYVLRFINNAIKKENNTSPISTEELRESELQMFKWCQETININTVDQKLMSKPDEQGLLRAYGRLENIRSLPNEMRNPIILPKGHQMVDLLLKHLHEKRVHCGFKSLIYESRKRFWIVGVRKMAKQVTSKCVTCKKLRRKPMGQLMGQLPKLRVAAGFPAFSSTALDMFGPFQVKVGRKTLKEAHVIIFTCMTTRAIHLELVTDKSTDTFLMAFRRFASLRGHPINCWSDCGTNFVGAQQYLREVMQGWDIPRIQSVLSNEFSCTFKWEWNVPRASHQNGVVESLIKSVRQALDATSKNQSFTEEQWRTHLAEVTYLVNSRPLYPSSDGIWESPPVTPNDLLIGHHFPPPAPEQEERVNPRHLMRSTEKRVQEFWRCWIKYFAPNLLPRNKWYRPRENLQEGDLVLEMEPTPRRTWKLGLVLLTYPGADGLVRKARIKTATSVYDRPIHKLCLIATKEELSNET, encoded by the coding sequence ATGCCACCTAAAGTAGAGAACATTGCGACACTCATCGCAAAACGAGACATTGCAATAGCATCTTTAGATGAACTTTACGAAGAATTTAACATGCTTTACCAAGTTGAACCTGAATTAATTGCTCTAGAGAATGTGTACAAAGAAATAGCAATTAGATTCCGAAGTGTTAAAAAGCAGCAAACAACAATAGCGGAAAGGCTAATTGAGTCCAGAGAGACCGAAAGTGCCGAAATGAGTGCAAACAAGCAAATTGGTGACCAAGTCAAGTCTGATTATTTTAAATGCAGCGAAAGGTTCGTTGTTTATCAAAAGAAGTGTTACGCGGAAAAGAAACCGTCAAGTGATCACGCAAAGCTCGAAGCTATGACTTTCGCAGTCACAAAAATGGCCGATGTGTTAAGTTCCCAAAAGAACACTAATCATGGACTCGAGAAACTATCTGTACCAAATTGGGATGGAAGTAGAAAAAATTATGCGACTTGGAAGTGTGAATTCAATTATTGGATGGAAAAGTATAAACAAGACAAAGACGAGCAATTACAAAGACTTCGCAAAGCGCTACCGAAAAACTCGTTTTGGGCAAATCAAGTCAGGCCTTGCCAAACGATCGATCAGGCATGGAAAATTCTGGACACCGAATTCGGagatcaaagaaaattaatggatGGGCTGTTAAAAGAAATTACCAATCTTAAACCAATAAAGAGTGATTCAACTTCACTTTCTCGCTACGCCGCAACGATTCTTGGATTCGTTAACAATATGGAGCAAATCGGTTGTGCGGTGACAAATGCCAAAGAAGCACCCTTTGTCATGTCTCAGCTACTTTCAAAATTAGACGCAAAAGACAACATCGAATTCGGCCGTGAAATGCACCGCATTGAAAAGGAGGAAAATGTTCTGAACTTGTTAGATTGGTTGAACAGTGAAGCAAGCTTGCGATCTCGTGTCAGAAAGGATGCCGATTACCATGACAACTCAGGTGAACACCGAATTctgcgaaaatttgaaaatcgtGCCATGAACAGTGAAACGTCCGATGATGATGTGTGCCCACTGGGCTGCGAAGCAAAACACCTTCTTGCCGCGTGTCCAAAATATCAACGATCGACAATCGATCAGCGATGGGAGatagtaaaacaaaacaaccgttGCCGAAAGTGCCTACGAAAACACCATACAAACGTTTGTAAAAAACCAGACGGAACGACGTGCGACAAATGCACAAGAAGACATCATCGCACTCTTCACAATGAGCAATTTGTTCCAGTTAATTCCAGTTCGAATCCTCAAGCCGCGCCATATGCAAACTCCATGCAAGGTGCCAGTAACCACAGCATGCAGGGAACAAGTAATGTCCCGGGTCATTGGGCAGAAACACAAGCCAGTACCCTCAACATTCAACTAGCGAGGAACGTCCCCGGACAATGTCCAGTTCAGAAGGTTAAGATCAAAGACAAGGACGGAAACTTGGTTGAAACCCTCGCGATGTTAGATAGTGGTTCCAACACGAGCTTCATTTCAAAGAATGTAACTAAGAAACTAGGTTTAAGTGGCCCTAAAGTACACCTAACCATGAATCTGGCTGGAGGACAGAAGaagtcggaagaatcagagtTAGTTAACATTACCGTAGTACCCATCTCAGAAGAAACCATTCAGAAGCCTATGCAAGTTTACGCAATAAATAAACCGTGCAGTTCAGCCAAAACAGTATCAAGAAGGATTGTAAATAGCTATCCACACCTAGAAGCAATCTCGAATGAACTCTATTTATCTGGTGGATCAATAGGCTTGTTGATCGGGACAGATTTTCCTGATGCCTTTGTTGACATTCACGTTATCCCTGGAAGCCCAGGAAAACCAATAGCAAAGAGAAATTGTTTTGGATGGTATGTCATGGGCCAATTTTCCAGTCAAGGAGACGAATCTTTTGCGATCAGAACAGTTGACGTAGGAACTGTCAGTGCATTGGAAGACATGACAAAACTCCTTGTACAAGACACGCTAGGAGTCAAACCGACAGTGTTTTGCACGTGTAAAGACAACgagttaaaagaaaacaagtttatCAAGTCAATTGCAGATTCAACTGAAATCGTCGATGGGAGAATCCAGGTACGAATGCCATGGTCAGAAGACGGACCCCCAAAGGAGAGCAATTACGATGTTGCGTACCAGCGAATGTTGTCCTCAGAGAAAACCTTCAAGAGAAAGAACTGTATCGAGGACGTACAAGTCGAAATTCAGAAGCTGCTCGAACAAGAGTTTATCGTAGAAATCAAACAGGTCGACCATAACGTTCCAGAATGGTATCTTCCTATGCAGGCTGTTTTAACCCCGGATAGAACCACCAAACTTCGTTTAGTCTACGATGCATCCGCAAAGGGGCAAAATGGAAAGTCCTTAAACGATCATCTAGAAAAAGGGCCGAACTATATTAACAGTTTACCTAACGTTCTCATTGCTTGGCGCTTCGATCAAGTTGCATATTCCGGAGACATGCGCAAGATGTTTAATCAAGTTCGGATCCACCCAGATGATCAAGTATTCCACAGATTCCTATGGAGAACAAACGAAAGTGAACAGCCCCGAGTGTATCAGTGGGTCAGATTAAATTTCGGAGACAAACCCGCACCCGATATTGCAGCTGCAGCAATCAAGACCTTGGCCAAAGCATCAGAAGCGCAGCATTCAGAAGGGGCTAAAGAGCTCTGCACGCATGTCTACGTGGACGATATTGGCGGTTCCAGAGAGAACGAAGCAAGATGCAAGAAAGTTACAAGTGAAATCGACGCCATACTTTCAACTGGACAATTTCAAGTCAAAGCATGGCACTCCAACAACAAGAACGTTAACCAGTCAGACGAGGAACGTCCAGATTTTCTTGGCCATAAATGGGTAAAAGTTCTGGACAAGATTTCCTTTAAGAAGAGCGAAATTGTAGCAGACTTGACAAACCTTTCAAAAAGGGGATGTCTGGCCAGCGTCCCACAAATGTGGGATCCCATGGGGCTCGTAGTACCATGCACCATTGAATTGAGAATTGATCTCCAAGAATTGTGGAGTGCAGGATATTCGTGGGACGAAATTCTTCCCGAAGAGATTCGTATGAAGTGGATAAGAAACATTCAAATCCTCAATCAGCTTCTCGCATACGAGTTCGACAGAAAGTTGAAGCCTGATAACGCAGTGGGTTTACCTGAAATCCACGGGTTTTGCGACGGAGGAGAGAAGGCGTACGGGGCCGTCGTGTTCCTCAGATGGAAGCTTGCGAACAGCAATTACTTCTGTGTCCCGCTCATGGTGAAGGCGTTCGTTGCACCTCTAAAGAAGAAATCCATTCCGCGATTGGAATTAATGGGATGTCTTACGCTCTCCAGATTGTACAGCACTTGCAAAGAAGCACTAGAATTTGCCGAGTTGTCTGACGCCAAGACAGTATTTTGGATGGATTCACAAACCGTATTAGCCTGGATTAAAACGCCCCCCAAAAGATTCAAGCCGTTTGTCTCGGTGAGAGTTGCTGAGATTCAGGAAACTCTTGACACTCAAGCATTCAAGTACATCAGATCTGATGTTAACCCAGCAGACGTCTTGACGAGAGGAGTACCACCAGAGGAGGTAAAAACTTGGATGGAAGGTCCTCCATTTCTGCAGCGCCCCCAAGAAGAGTGGCCTACgttcagagaaaattcaaagagtgtCGACGAAGAATCGTTGAAAGAAATCAAGTCCAACAATGAGAAGACGACCATGTGGAAAGAACCAACACAATGTACAGTTTCTTCAGAAGAATCAACAAACATCAGACAACCGACTGATAACCCTATCATGCAACATTTAATGAAGACCTGCTCAACGTTCACTAAAGCTAGAAAGACCCTGGCCTATGTCCTTAGATTCATTAACAATGctataaagaaagaaaacaacacgaGCCCAATTTCAACAGAAGAATTGAGAGAATCCGAACTACAGATGTTCAAATGGTGTCAAGAGACAATCAACATAAACactgtagaccaaaagctgatgtcaaaaccagatgaacaaGGATTGTTACGCGCATATGGAAGACTAGAAAACATTAGGTCATTGCCAAATGAGATGCGAAATCCTATCATTTTACCAAAAGGGCACCAAATGGTAGATCTACTCCTTAAACATCTCCATGAAAAACGAGTACATTGTGGATTCAAAAGCCTCATTTATGAATCGAGGAAACGCTTCTGGATCGTGGGAGTCCGTAAAATGGCCAAGCAAGTGACCAGTAAATGTGTTACGTGTAAGAAGCTACGACGAAAGCCCATGGGGCAATTGATGGGCCAACTCCCCAAACTACGAGTCGCAGCAGGATTTCCTGCATTCAGCAGCACAGCGTTAGACATGTTCGGACCTTTCCAAGTTAAAGTCGGACGTAAGACTCTAAAGGAAGCACACGTGATAATATTTACTTGCATGACAACTAGAGCAATCCATTTAGAACTTGTAACCGACAAGAGTACCGACACATTTCTCATGGCATTTCGTCGATTTGCGTCGCTCAGAGGCCACCCTATTAACTGTTGGTCAGATTGCGGAACGAACTTTGTTGGAGCACAACAATACTTAAGGGAAGTAATGCAAGGTTGGGATATCCCCAGAATTCAGAGTGTCTTGTCAAATGAATTTTCATGCACATTCAAGTGGGAATGGAACGTACCTCGTGCAAGCCATCAGAATGGAGTAGTCGAAAGTCTTATTAAATCCGTGAGACAAGCATTGGACGCCACTTCCAAGAATCAGTCATTCACGGAGGAACAGTGGAGAACACATCTTGCAGAAGTGACATATTTGGTAAACAGCCGACCTCTTTATCCCAGTTCAGACGGAATCTGGGAAAGCCCTCCTGTCACTCCAAACGACCTTCTTATTGGCCACCATTTTCCGCCTCCTGCTCCAGAACAAGAAGAGAGAGTGAATCCGCGGCATCTCATGCGAAGCACTGAAAAACGGGTTCAAGAATTCTGGAGGTGTTGGATAAAATATTTCGCGCCAAATTTATTGCCCAGAAACAAATGGTATAGACCGAGAGAAAACCTCCAAGAGGGAGATTTGGTGTTAGAAATGGAACCAACTCCAAGAAGAACATGGAAGCTTGGACTGGTACTTCTTACGTATCCGGGAGCAGATGGTCTTGTGAGAAAAGCTAGAATTAAAACTGCAACTTCAGTTTATGATCGACCGATtcacaaactttgtttaattgcTACAAAGGAAGAACTGAGTAATGAAACATAA